The Oxalobacteraceae bacterium OTU3CINTB1 genome includes a window with the following:
- a CDS encoding PLP-dependent aminotransferase family protein, giving the protein MEQASAAIDQSANEPSQPPGAAGWPVVAIERSGKGSLVDQIVSAISAMVGARELRIGTKMPSVRQFAKCNGVSTFTVVESYDRLVTLGLLSSRRGSGYFVARQDLPAALLPLAGEATPTAIDALTAHLYSGMSDALAVGAGWLPPEWYGEDTILDAVRHAMRIPANRLRGYGHPLGFPTLRQHLAACLTEDLFPVEPEQVLLTHGATHAFDLILRTLTRPGDTVLVEDPGYSNLLSLIRHHGCVAVGIPRGDQGLDFEALARQAAHTQPKLMFVNTVLQNPLGTSLSAAQAHRLLGLAEQFDFWLVEDDIYRELAPRGEASLAAMDGLRRVIRVGSFSKTLSPVLRVGSICASASLLPELVRVKMLAGLTTSEINERAVYHAISARPYKRMVDKLIAQLEAGRERTIESLRGAGMTPLAKPRGGMFVSAGWQQAPSAEWNGQVIADQALKAGILLSPCEFFMLRRPETIWFRFNVAYTDHPQLLTFLNHICRQPN; this is encoded by the coding sequence CGCCAACGAACCGTCTCAGCCACCCGGCGCGGCCGGCTGGCCCGTCGTCGCCATAGAGCGCAGCGGCAAAGGCAGCCTCGTGGATCAGATCGTCTCTGCGATCAGCGCCATGGTCGGTGCGCGGGAGTTGCGCATCGGAACCAAAATGCCGTCCGTGCGGCAATTCGCCAAGTGTAATGGCGTCAGCACCTTTACAGTTGTGGAATCCTACGACCGCCTCGTCACCTTGGGGCTGCTGTCGTCGCGGCGCGGATCCGGCTACTTCGTGGCGCGCCAGGACCTGCCGGCGGCGCTGCTGCCGCTGGCCGGCGAAGCCACGCCGACCGCCATCGACGCCCTCACCGCCCACCTGTACTCCGGCATGTCCGACGCGCTGGCGGTGGGCGCCGGCTGGCTGCCGCCGGAGTGGTACGGCGAGGACACCATCCTCGACGCCGTGCGCCACGCCATGCGCATCCCGGCCAACCGCCTGCGCGGCTACGGCCATCCGCTCGGCTTCCCGACCCTGCGCCAGCACCTTGCCGCCTGCCTGACCGAAGACCTTTTCCCGGTGGAGCCGGAGCAGGTCCTGCTCACGCACGGCGCCACCCACGCCTTCGATCTGATCCTGCGCACGCTCACGCGGCCGGGCGACACCGTCTTGGTCGAGGACCCGGGCTACAGCAACCTGCTGTCGCTGATCCGCCACCACGGCTGCGTGGCGGTCGGCATCCCGCGCGGCGACCAGGGGCTGGACTTCGAGGCGCTGGCCAGGCAGGCCGCGCACACCCAGCCCAAACTCATGTTCGTCAACACGGTGCTGCAAAACCCGCTCGGCACCTCGCTCAGCGCGGCGCAGGCGCACCGTCTGCTGGGCCTCGCGGAGCAGTTCGACTTCTGGCTGGTGGAGGACGACATCTACCGCGAGCTGGCGCCGCGCGGCGAGGCTTCGCTGGCGGCGATGGACGGCCTGCGGCGCGTGATCCGCGTCGGCAGCTTCTCCAAAACCTTGTCGCCGGTGCTGCGGGTCGGCTCGATCTGCGCCTCGGCCTCGCTGCTGCCGGAACTGGTGCGGGTCAAGATGCTGGCCGGGCTGACCACCTCCGAGATCAACGAGCGCGCCGTCTACCACGCCATCAGCGCGCGGCCCTACAAGCGCATGGTCGACAAGTTGATCGCCCAGCTGGAGGCGGGCCGCGAGCGCACCATCGAGAGCCTGCGCGGCGCCGGCATGACGCCGCTGGCCAAGCCGCGCGGCGGCATGTTCGTCAGCGCCGGCTGGCAGCAGGCCCCCAGCGCCGAATGGAACGGCCAGGTCATCGCCGACCAGGCGCTGAAGGCCGGCATCCTGCTGTCGCCGTGCGAGTTCTTCATGCTGCGCCGGCCGGAGACGATCTGGTTCCGCTTCAACGTCGCCTACACCGACCACCCGCAACTACTGACCTTCCTGAACCACATATGTCGACAGCCAAACTGA
- a CDS encoding TetR/AcrR family transcriptional regulator encodes MSTAKLTAAPPPKIKRRVLNRDKLEAEIAAEAVRVFAECGYEGTSIATVAENAGLSKQNLMYYFPTKQSLYQRVLDEVLDEWLERMENLAAEDQEPREVLRTYVQAKLKFSREQPWASRVYAMEVISGAQLYGAQIQSRVVPLLRRDIEVFEKWISAGKIAPINATHLLFAIWAMTQSYADFSAQMALVLNRKQLNKKDFEDAEKVIVDMVLAAISVPAP; translated from the coding sequence ATGTCGACAGCCAAACTGACCGCAGCGCCCCCGCCGAAGATCAAACGGCGCGTCCTGAACCGCGACAAGCTCGAAGCGGAAATCGCCGCCGAGGCGGTGCGGGTGTTCGCCGAATGCGGCTACGAGGGCACGTCGATCGCCACCGTGGCGGAGAACGCCGGCCTGTCGAAACAGAACCTGATGTACTACTTCCCCACCAAGCAGTCGCTGTACCAGCGCGTGCTGGACGAGGTCCTCGACGAATGGCTGGAGCGCATGGAGAATCTGGCCGCCGAGGACCAGGAGCCGCGCGAAGTGCTGCGCACCTACGTGCAGGCCAAGTTGAAGTTCTCGCGCGAGCAGCCGTGGGCGTCGCGCGTGTACGCGATGGAGGTGATCAGCGGCGCGCAGCTGTACGGCGCGCAGATCCAAAGCCGCGTGGTGCCGCTGCTGCGCAGGGATATCGAGGTGTTTGAAAAATGGATCAGCGCCGGCAAGATCGCGCCGATCAACGCCACGCACCTGCTGTTCGCCATCTGGGCGATGACGCAGTCCTACGCCGACTTCTCGGCGCAGATGGCGCTGGTGTTGAACCGCAAGCAGCTGAACAAAAAAGACTTCGAGGATGCTGAAAAAGTCATCGTCGACATGGTGCTGGCGGCGATCAGCGTGCCGGCGCCATGA